A window of Lentibacillus sp. Marseille-P4043 contains these coding sequences:
- the gpmI gene encoding 2,3-bisphosphoglycerate-independent phosphoglycerate mutase produces the protein MSQDKLAAFIILDGFGIRGEEKGNAVKQANKPNFDRLWKKYPHNQLEASGEAVGLPEGQMGNSEVGHLNIGAGRIVYQSLTRVNLSIKEGDFFEKGAFVKSMQHAKEHNKALHIFGLLSDGGVHSHISHLFALLKLAKEQELENVYVHAFLDGRDVGPQTAKEFIKQTEDKMSEYGVGKFATISGRYYSMDRDKRWDRVKKAYDAMVYGKGPAYQDPYELVDDSYENGIYDEFVIPSVITDENGKPNATIEDEDSIIFYNFRPDRAIQISRTFANEDFHDFDRGDGVPKNLDFVMLTNFSESVDGYVAYEPVNLDNTIGEVLSQNDMNQLRIAETEKYPHVTFFMSGGREQEFPGEKRILIDSPKVATYDLKPEMSVYEVTDALLDELDTGEQNAIILNFANPDMVGHSGKLEPTIKAIEAVDECLGKVVDKITGLGGHAIIFADHGNSDEVVTIEGKPMTAHTTNPVPVIVTKDNAELRDGGILADLAPTMLDLLDVEKPKEMTGESLIK, from the coding sequence ATGAGTCAAGATAAATTAGCTGCATTTATTATTTTAGACGGATTTGGTATTCGTGGGGAAGAAAAAGGGAATGCAGTAAAACAAGCCAATAAACCAAATTTTGATCGACTTTGGAAAAAATATCCGCACAATCAATTAGAGGCAAGCGGTGAAGCAGTAGGATTACCTGAAGGTCAAATGGGTAATTCGGAAGTTGGTCATCTAAATATTGGTGCAGGACGAATTGTTTACCAAAGCTTAACAAGGGTAAACCTATCCATTAAAGAAGGAGACTTTTTCGAAAAGGGTGCCTTTGTTAAATCAATGCAACATGCGAAAGAGCACAATAAGGCATTACACATATTTGGCTTACTGTCTGACGGTGGAGTCCATAGTCACATTAGCCATCTGTTCGCACTTTTAAAGTTGGCAAAAGAACAAGAACTCGAAAATGTTTATGTGCACGCGTTTTTAGATGGGCGTGATGTAGGTCCGCAAACTGCAAAAGAATTTATCAAACAAACAGAAGACAAAATGAGCGAGTATGGTGTTGGAAAATTTGCCACGATTTCTGGTCGTTATTATTCGATGGACCGTGATAAACGCTGGGACCGCGTAAAAAAAGCGTATGATGCGATGGTTTATGGAAAAGGACCAGCCTATCAAGATCCATACGAACTAGTTGATGACTCCTATGAAAATGGCATTTATGACGAGTTTGTAATACCTTCTGTTATCACAGATGAAAATGGAAAGCCAAATGCTACCATTGAAGATGAAGATTCTATTATTTTCTACAATTTCCGGCCTGATCGTGCTATCCAGATTTCCCGAACATTTGCTAATGAGGATTTTCATGATTTTGACCGTGGTGATGGGGTTCCAAAAAATCTTGACTTTGTCATGTTGACGAATTTTAGTGAATCTGTCGACGGTTATGTAGCGTATGAACCAGTGAATTTAGACAATACAATTGGAGAAGTACTTTCGCAAAACGACATGAACCAATTGCGTATTGCCGAAACGGAAAAATACCCACACGTAACATTCTTCATGAGTGGTGGTCGCGAGCAGGAATTTCCTGGTGAAAAACGAATACTGATCGATTCACCAAAAGTAGCCACATACGATCTGAAGCCGGAAATGAGTGTTTACGAAGTGACGGATGCATTATTGGACGAACTTGATACTGGTGAACAAAATGCTATTATCTTGAACTTTGCCAATCCTGATATGGTCGGGCATTCTGGTAAACTTGAACCGACGATTAAAGCAATTGAAGCGGTTGATGAATGTTTAGGTAAAGTAGTTGATAAAATTACTGGACTTGGTGGACATGCCATTATCTTTGCGGATCACGGGAATTCAGATGAAGTTGTAACAATTGAAGGAAAGCCAATGACAGCACATACAACAAATCCTGTTCCAGTTATTGTTACGAAAGATAATGCTGAACTAAGAGATGGTGGTATTTTAGCTGATTTAGCGCCAACCATGCTTGATTTATTAGATGTTGAAAAACCAAAAGAAATGACTGGCGAATCGTTAATCAAATAG